One window of the Nitrospirota bacterium genome contains the following:
- a CDS encoding dTMP kinase, translating into MKHHTPVEEKGLFITFEGIEGSGKSRHIKQLFEELEKEGYPVILTREPGGTRIGEKLRNLVLEPDHKEIDPTTELLLYLAARSQHLHELILPALRKNKIILCDRFHDSTYAYQGGGRGIDFGLIDPIIQTLFHQIKPDLTFLLDLPPNQALERVRERTGRLNRIDAENIAFHETVRSKYLMLVNKEPERFRVVNSSGEYAEVHQEIRKEIALLFRHFRHEI; encoded by the coding sequence CCTTTTTATTACATTCGAAGGAATAGAAGGTAGCGGAAAATCAAGACATATCAAACAGCTGTTTGAAGAACTGGAAAAGGAGGGATATCCGGTCATCCTCACACGTGAACCCGGAGGAACAAGGATCGGCGAAAAACTCAGAAATCTCGTTTTGGAACCGGACCACAAAGAGATTGATCCCACCACAGAATTGTTACTTTATCTTGCGGCAAGGTCTCAGCATTTACACGAATTAATTCTCCCGGCCCTGCGGAAGAACAAGATTATTCTATGTGACCGGTTTCATGATTCAACCTACGCCTATCAAGGAGGAGGAAGAGGAATCGATTTTGGTCTCATCGATCCGATCATCCAGACCTTGTTTCATCAAATTAAACCTGATCTCACTTTTTTGCTCGATCTGCCGCCGAACCAGGCCCTGGAACGGGTACGGGAACGAACGGGTCGCTTGAACCGGATTGATGCGGAAAACATTGCCTTTCATGAAACTGTTCGTTCCAAATATCTCATGTTGGTCAATAAGGAACCTGAACGATTTAGAGTCGTGAATAGTTCGGGAGAGTACGCTGAAGTTCATCAGGAAATTAGAAAGGAAATCGCACTTCTTTTTAGACATTT